The following proteins come from a genomic window of Tindallia californiensis:
- a CDS encoding MarR family winged helix-turn-helix transcriptional regulator has translation MDGGSKGTNQFKTEAEKIMELLNLLTLFTRKTLLEWLPAVTDAFGVSEERFMVLYELELQPNISLKDLARNVMVSSSSLSIMINSLVEQELVERVTDPKDRRKVLLKLSRRGEEVLNKANDHLIQSFQSYLSGLSPQSREKLEKTGDAMVSIIKQVMKESMKG, from the coding sequence ATGGACGGTGGCAGCAAGGGTACAAATCAATTTAAGACAGAAGCGGAAAAAATAATGGAATTGTTAAACCTACTAACCTTATTTACCAGAAAAACCTTATTAGAATGGCTACCGGCAGTGACGGATGCTTTTGGTGTTAGTGAAGAACGGTTCATGGTGTTATATGAATTGGAACTGCAACCCAATATCAGTTTGAAAGACCTGGCAAGAAACGTGATGGTATCCTCTTCCAGCTTATCCATTATGATCAACTCGCTGGTGGAGCAGGAATTGGTGGAGCGAGTAACAGACCCGAAAGACAGGCGGAAGGTTCTGCTGAAATTGAGTCGACGTGGAGAAGAAGTACTCAACAAAGCCAACGACCATTTAATCCAGTCTTTTCAGTCATATTTAAGTGGATTATCCCCGCAAAGCAGGGAGAAACTGGAAAAAACCGGTGATGCCATGGTGTCAATTATAAAACAGGTTATGAAAGAGTCTATGAAAGGGTAA
- a CDS encoding ABC transporter ATP-binding protein, with protein MKAIKVQALSKKYGEKEAVKGIDFMVEDGEIFGFLGPNGAGKTSTINMLIGLLKSTSGTIEILGKNLATQKEAIQAEIGVVPDESNLYPEMSGLENLSFCGSLYGMRKDEREKRAIELLKIFQLEDVKHKAFKAYSRGMKRKLTIAAAMMHQPKILFLDEPTSGIDVASARQIRKMIEELHQKGTTIFLTTHYLEEAERLCQRIAFIVDGNIVRTGSVETLKASLHDQSGLLLKLDQNMANLKQSLQEELKLTKVEEVNQRSLKIVWPPDQELTPLFTFFRKKEVHILEAKRMEPTMEEVFVAITGIEHSEEEGGEA; from the coding sequence ATGAAGGCTATAAAGGTACAAGCATTATCTAAAAAATATGGCGAAAAAGAAGCTGTAAAAGGTATTGATTTTATGGTGGAAGATGGAGAAATCTTTGGATTTCTAGGTCCTAACGGCGCCGGTAAAACTAGTACCATTAATATGCTCATTGGTTTATTGAAATCAACCAGTGGGACCATAGAAATTCTTGGTAAGAATTTGGCAACACAAAAAGAAGCGATTCAGGCAGAAATCGGTGTGGTTCCGGATGAAAGCAATTTATACCCGGAAATGAGCGGACTTGAAAACTTAAGCTTTTGTGGCAGTCTTTACGGAATGAGAAAAGATGAACGGGAAAAGCGGGCCATAGAACTGCTGAAGATATTTCAGTTAGAAGATGTGAAACATAAAGCTTTTAAGGCTTACTCCAGAGGAATGAAACGAAAGCTGACCATTGCTGCGGCCATGATGCATCAGCCAAAAATATTGTTTCTCGATGAACCAACTTCAGGAATTGATGTGGCCAGTGCCCGGCAAATCCGTAAAATGATAGAAGAGTTGCATCAAAAGGGGACCACTATTTTTTTGACAACCCATTATCTTGAAGAGGCGGAACGGCTTTGTCAACGAATTGCTTTTATTGTGGATGGAAACATTGTGAGAACCGGAAGCGTAGAAACCCTGAAAGCTTCTTTGCATGATCAGTCAGGACTCTTGTTAAAGCTGGATCAGAATATGGCAAACCTGAAACAATCCCTGCAGGAAGAGTTAAAATTGACAAAAGTAGAAGAAGTAAACCAAAGATCACTGAAGATCGTCTGGCCACCAGATCAGGAACTTACGCCACTGTTTACTTTTTTTCGGAAAAAAGAGGTTCATATCCTCGAAGCGAAAAGAATGGAACCAACCATGGAAGAAGTGTTTGTTGCCATCACTGGGATTGAGCATTCTGAAGAAGAAGGAGGGGAAGCATGA
- a CDS encoding HMA2 domain-containing protein, producing the protein MLIDSILFNILLRFRVVHSIPGRLRIHIPKASKIPAEWKPAEADLDFFRQINGIHDVSFSYVTGNALIHYDPSIITEEEILSTFKGISKLLIQHRQEIKGISAQRSPEDTRLYLIRLVQNQLWPESPTRKDGPS; encoded by the coding sequence GTGTTGATCGATTCTATTCTCTTTAACATACTACTTCGTTTTCGGGTTGTTCATTCCATTCCGGGAAGACTTCGAATTCATATTCCAAAGGCATCCAAAATTCCTGCTGAATGGAAGCCAGCTGAAGCAGATCTGGATTTCTTTCGACAGATTAATGGCATTCATGATGTTTCTTTTTCGTATGTTACCGGTAATGCCCTCATTCATTATGACCCATCTATCATTACAGAAGAAGAGATTCTATCTACCTTCAAAGGAATCAGCAAACTACTGATTCAGCATCGACAGGAAATAAAAGGTATTTCTGCACAAAGAAGCCCGGAAGATACCAGGCTTTATCTTATTCGTTTGGTTCAGAATCAATTATGGCCGGAATCCCCCACCAGAAAGGATGGTCCTTCATGA
- a CDS encoding ABC transporter permease — translation MNKGIALLSILNKDIRNYYLKPPNISWGMIFPLAWTLMFVLRSETEVDLIEILPGVMALSILFGTTSMLAVTITFEKKQKSFERLMLAPVSLYSLMLAKTGGAIIFGILNAMVPLILGIALTGLRAINWPVLMGAILLIAVTSTFLGLMIAVAAKEVFEAQTFSNFFRFPMIFLCGLFIPIQDLPVLFRPIAYMLPLTYGVDLLKLAIQTESMMPVFLNFSLLLIFSFGLFRYSIHRMEQNWMN, via the coding sequence ATGAACAAAGGGATTGCGCTGCTAAGCATTTTGAATAAAGACATCAGGAATTACTACTTAAAACCGCCCAATATCAGTTGGGGGATGATTTTTCCTCTGGCTTGGACGTTAATGTTTGTATTGCGAAGCGAAACAGAAGTGGATCTTATCGAGATATTGCCTGGTGTCATGGCACTTTCCATTCTTTTTGGCACCACCTCCATGCTGGCGGTAACCATCACCTTCGAGAAAAAGCAAAAATCCTTTGAACGATTGATGTTAGCCCCAGTCAGCCTATATTCGCTGATGCTGGCTAAAACCGGAGGAGCCATTATTTTTGGGATACTGAACGCCATGGTGCCGCTGATTTTGGGAATTGCATTAACGGGTTTAAGGGCGATTAACTGGCCGGTTTTAATGGGGGCAATTTTACTGATTGCGGTAACCAGTACGTTTTTGGGGCTCATGATTGCAGTAGCAGCAAAAGAAGTGTTTGAAGCCCAAACCTTTTCCAATTTTTTTCGATTTCCCATGATTTTTTTATGCGGTCTTTTTATTCCTATTCAGGACTTACCGGTGTTGTTCCGGCCCATCGCTTATATGTTGCCACTCACTTATGGTGTTGATTTGTTGAAACTGGCCATTCAAACAGAAAGTATGATGCCTGTTTTCTTGAATTTTTCTTTGCTATTGATCTTTTCTTTTGGACTCTTTCGCTACAGTATCCATAGGATGGAACAGAACTGGATGAACTGA
- a CDS encoding ketopantoate reductase family protein gives MQKKRWLFFGAGVLGSLYAAWFQEAGEDVTLVARGERYTAIQENGIVLQHFQTGKETRTQVKVVSSIPDDPFDVCVVFVQKTQLESALEVLKKAKEIKVFIFMHNTADGIGSLVETLGKERILMGHANAGGERVDQTVLYMTSQKMTLGELDGSNSERIQEITAVFEKAGFPVEISRDIDAWKKYHVALAMPFALAMERNDCCNFVMAENKEDVRLCLQGIREAFQVLKGIGIEAEPKKLGQVFWLPDWMLSPLFRKMLRTQIADIGMARHLRNAREEMQQLRVEFENLVEVTNSKTPALDELRKAQ, from the coding sequence ATGCAAAAAAAACGGTGGCTATTCTTTGGAGCAGGAGTGCTTGGGAGCCTTTATGCAGCATGGTTTCAGGAAGCTGGAGAAGATGTAACTTTGGTTGCCAGAGGAGAACGATATACAGCGATACAGGAAAATGGAATTGTTCTCCAACACTTCCAGACTGGCAAGGAAACGAGAACGCAGGTGAAGGTTGTGAGTTCGATACCGGATGATCCCTTTGATGTATGTGTGGTATTTGTTCAGAAAACGCAACTGGAATCAGCACTGGAAGTACTGAAAAAAGCAAAGGAGATCAAAGTATTTATTTTTATGCACAATACGGCAGATGGTATAGGAAGTTTAGTAGAGACGCTGGGAAAAGAACGAATTCTAATGGGACATGCAAATGCAGGTGGTGAAAGAGTCGATCAAACCGTTCTTTACATGACTTCACAAAAAATGACTTTGGGTGAATTGGATGGCTCAAACAGTGAACGCATACAGGAAATTACTGCCGTTTTTGAAAAAGCGGGTTTTCCGGTGGAAATAAGTCGGGATATTGATGCCTGGAAAAAATATCATGTCGCCTTGGCAATGCCTTTTGCGCTGGCCATGGAGCGAAATGATTGCTGTAATTTTGTAATGGCAGAAAATAAGGAAGATGTGCGGCTTTGTCTGCAAGGGATTCGGGAAGCATTCCAGGTGTTGAAAGGGATTGGTATTGAAGCTGAACCTAAAAAACTGGGTCAGGTATTTTGGTTGCCGGACTGGATGTTGTCCCCTCTTTTCCGTAAAATGCTTCGGACTCAGATTGCTGATATTGGTATGGCAAGACATCTTCGTAATGCCAGAGAAGAGATGCAACAGCTACGAGTGGAATTTGAAAATCTTGTGGAAGTTACAAATAGTAAGACTCCTGCATTAGATGAATTGAGAAAGGCACAATAA
- a CDS encoding HMA2 domain-containing protein, which produces MHIIAGILLSTLFTQGNRRKSRSYTVGMGEKQLQVSHALPGRIRLHHMVFMHPVSGKALAERLQQVKGIHQVSINPKTGSLLISYDSGEMKEEILTAAIYQLLGYGSLDDSKASAKISEEVHYMHQAANHALMQKTSGAMDIHTLLAGGFLAVALKEYWKTKSLGTPAPITLLYWSYRMMGLHR; this is translated from the coding sequence TTGCATATCATAGCAGGCATTTTGCTAAGCACTCTCTTCACTCAGGGTAACCGCCGCAAAAGCCGATCTTATACAGTAGGAATGGGAGAAAAACAATTACAGGTATCTCATGCACTTCCAGGTCGTATCCGACTTCATCACATGGTCTTTATGCATCCAGTTTCTGGAAAAGCCCTGGCTGAAAGACTTCAACAAGTAAAAGGCATTCACCAGGTTTCCATAAATCCTAAAACCGGATCACTGCTTATTTCTTATGATAGTGGAGAAATGAAAGAAGAAATACTGACAGCCGCGATTTATCAGTTATTAGGCTATGGAAGCCTTGATGATTCAAAAGCTTCTGCTAAAATTTCCGAAGAAGTTCACTATATGCACCAGGCAGCCAACCATGCTTTAATGCAAAAAACCAGTGGTGCCATGGATATCCATACCTTGCTGGCCGGAGGATTTTTAGCGGTTGCGCTTAAAGAATACTGGAAAACGAAAAGTTTAGGCACACCAGCCCCCATTACGCTTCTTTATTGGTCCTATCGGATGATGGGGCTTCATCGATAG
- a CDS encoding ArsR/SmtB family transcription factor — protein sequence MDKLVNRLRALADENRLKIIVLLLEKDYCVGALSKNLGISKAAVSQHMKILRENGIVKGEKRGYFTHYEVQKHQIKGISEELEEISRREFKKDRLVHSCQKNGDCHEAKIKEEGKENKGESI from the coding sequence ATGGATAAGCTGGTAAATCGTCTGCGTGCACTGGCGGATGAGAATCGACTGAAAATCATTGTTTTATTGCTGGAAAAAGATTATTGCGTGGGGGCTCTTTCGAAAAATCTGGGTATATCCAAAGCCGCTGTTTCTCAGCACATGAAAATCCTACGGGAAAATGGGATTGTAAAAGGAGAAAAGAGAGGCTATTTTACCCATTATGAAGTTCAAAAACATCAAATAAAAGGAATTTCTGAGGAGCTTGAGGAAATATCCCGGCGTGAGTTTAAGAAGGACAGGCTGGTTCATTCCTGCCAGAAAAATGGAGACTGCCATGAAGCAAAAATTAAGGAAGAAGGAAAAGAAAATAAGGGTGAAAGCATATGA
- a CDS encoding DUF362 domain-containing protein, whose product MAYVINDSCISCGACEPECPVDCISAGDDMYVIEAESCIDCGACANVCPVDAISPE is encoded by the coding sequence ATGGCTTATGTAATTAATGATTCTTGTATTTCTTGTGGAGCTTGCGAACCAGAGTGCCCTGTAGATTGCATTTCTGCTGGTGACGATATGTATGTTATCGAGGCAGAGTCTTGCATTGATTGTGGAGCATGTGCTAACGTTTGCCCAGTAGATGCTATCAGCCCGGAGTAA
- a CDS encoding MATE family efflux transporter — MNRESFLTEPLGKLIGKNAVPAVASMLFMALYQIIDGIMVGRRLGPEALASVNLLYPVIALLVGLAVMLGVGGNARIAILLGEGNSYRASRVLGLILVLGLGLGMVGSFLSVLLMPNILSFLGTSGELGAQAGQYLRGMSPYLAFMIAIFILEQSVRNDGQPNLASGVMAAAAVLNIALDYLFLYVLDYGIRGAGMATGISQSLGALVFIVYFIGKTYRKEEGLCFAKPDGSVGTGKTIVINGASEFFNSLAMGVVTFLINRSILMHIGGLGVAAFTLVQYVMVVGVMIITGIGNGTQPVFSYNHGAGLSGRVQGTLWRTLMIGTAVGGALFMLMSWQMKLIAELFLPGQPEAVSLTLEAASYLRWTMWFMPTAILGSIYFTALEQASKSLAIAISKGLLLPVAGLMLFPLWLGADGIWVALVATDALAVIVVLICYGFQMVDNKGKTNLNLSKTIL; from the coding sequence ATGAACAGGGAATCATTTTTAACAGAACCACTGGGAAAGCTGATTGGAAAAAATGCAGTACCGGCGGTGGCATCCATGTTGTTTATGGCATTGTATCAAATCATCGATGGGATCATGGTAGGAAGAAGGTTGGGGCCGGAAGCACTGGCATCGGTAAATTTACTGTACCCCGTTATAGCACTGCTGGTGGGTCTGGCCGTAATGCTGGGTGTTGGAGGAAATGCCCGTATTGCAATACTATTGGGTGAAGGGAATTCATATCGGGCATCCCGGGTATTGGGGCTCATACTGGTTTTAGGCCTTGGGCTGGGAATGGTTGGCAGCTTTTTATCGGTGCTTTTAATGCCCAATATCCTTAGTTTTCTTGGCACCTCAGGAGAGCTGGGTGCACAGGCAGGTCAATACCTGAGGGGAATGTCGCCCTACCTTGCTTTCATGATCGCCATTTTCATCCTTGAGCAATCTGTTCGCAACGATGGTCAGCCAAACCTGGCCAGCGGTGTTATGGCTGCAGCAGCAGTACTGAATATTGCACTGGATTATCTCTTTTTATATGTACTGGACTATGGGATCAGAGGAGCCGGGATGGCCACCGGGATTTCCCAAAGTCTTGGAGCGCTGGTTTTTATTGTATACTTTATCGGGAAAACCTATCGGAAAGAAGAGGGGTTGTGCTTTGCAAAACCGGATGGAAGTGTAGGGACCGGAAAAACCATTGTCATAAACGGGGCCTCGGAATTCTTTAACAGCCTGGCAATGGGCGTTGTGACATTTCTCATTAACAGAAGTATTTTGATGCATATTGGCGGACTGGGTGTTGCCGCTTTTACTTTGGTTCAGTATGTAATGGTTGTGGGTGTGATGATTATTACCGGCATTGGAAACGGGACACAGCCGGTTTTCAGCTACAATCATGGTGCCGGACTCTCGGGCCGTGTTCAGGGGACTCTGTGGCGCACCTTGATGATTGGGACGGCAGTAGGGGGAGCCTTGTTTATGCTGATGTCCTGGCAGATGAAACTCATCGCAGAACTATTTTTGCCGGGGCAGCCCGAGGCAGTGTCCCTGACCTTGGAAGCAGCCAGCTACCTGAGATGGACGATGTGGTTTATGCCAACGGCCATCCTGGGATCCATTTACTTTACAGCTCTTGAACAGGCCTCCAAGTCTCTTGCAATAGCCATTTCCAAAGGATTATTACTGCCGGTCGCGGGCCTGATGCTTTTTCCTTTATGGCTGGGAGCAGACGGTATTTGGGTGGCGCTGGTGGCGACAGATGCATTGGCGGTTATTGTGGTGCTGATCTGTTACGGTTTTCAAATGGTAGATAACAAGGGAAAAACAAACCTGAATTTGTCCAAAACCATACTTTAG
- a CDS encoding heavy metal translocating P-type ATPase, translating to MIKRKNTRLMRLEIIHQLPGRMRLRSRSFTFLRAVETEMLAALQHHKAIQQLDYQPITGSLLIIYDHMLLDSQNLYAFVEDQMATFSLMAYQAEREASNTLTVNERRLQEEPAAHLLKRVLISGVSLIAFGLFRSLPGMKAASIGYHHWHRRLFTPPALISVGLSIPIFKSGWHSLATTRRPNADTLTASAILTALLTGRSLSALVTILLADIAEFMTAYTMEKTRKAIGDMLQAGDETVFIVTPENALVKKKSSQLLPGDIISVQSGDKIAADGEISEGEGFVDESPITGEFFPAEKRPGQRVFAGTLVKSGNLRIRAEQVGDDTTVARIVHMVESAAGRKAAIQTFADRFSAHLIPMNFALAILIYGLTRNINRALSMMIIDFSCGVRLSTATALSACIHNAARNGVLIKGGNYVEALAEADSLILDKTGTVTEGRPRVVSLHPTAHFTQNDIIQMASAAEEDSSHPLAHAILDYARLNGIAIPTHGMTEVVTGRGVQTTIQEDEVLVGNRKYLKENGVDISELQNAIHSLEQKGEMIIYVAKNRVLAGVIGVHDALKENMKKSLNRLRHLGIDDIRLLTGDIAFQAEKVAKRMHMDDFSAELMPEDKVRTLLAMQGSGSRVIMIGDGINDAPALAYADVGIAIGNTRTDVAIESSNVTITNDDPLLIPSAIQLSRRTMETVRNNFRMAVGLNALGIVLSAMGWLPVVWGSVLHNSSTILVVMNSGRLLIHDFERRTFE from the coding sequence ATGATAAAACGCAAAAATACACGACTTATGCGATTGGAGATCATCCATCAATTACCTGGGAGGATGAGACTTCGCTCCAGATCCTTTACCTTTTTAAGAGCCGTAGAAACAGAAATGTTAGCAGCCTTACAGCATCACAAAGCTATTCAGCAACTTGATTATCAGCCAATTACTGGCAGTTTACTGATCATCTATGACCACATGCTGTTAGACAGTCAGAATCTTTATGCTTTTGTAGAAGACCAAATGGCTACTTTTTCGCTGATGGCTTATCAAGCCGAAAGAGAAGCCAGCAATACCTTAACAGTTAACGAGCGTCGGTTGCAGGAAGAACCAGCCGCTCATTTGCTAAAACGCGTACTGATTTCTGGCGTATCGCTGATTGCTTTCGGACTCTTTAGAAGCCTTCCTGGAATGAAAGCTGCTTCTATCGGCTATCATCATTGGCACCGCCGCCTTTTCACGCCACCGGCTTTGATCAGTGTAGGACTTTCTATTCCCATTTTTAAAAGTGGATGGCATTCATTGGCTACTACCCGACGTCCCAATGCGGATACTTTAACCGCTAGTGCTATCTTAACGGCATTGCTAACAGGAAGATCTCTCTCCGCTTTAGTCACGATTCTACTAGCTGATATTGCTGAGTTTATGACCGCTTATACCATGGAAAAAACCCGAAAAGCTATTGGTGATATGTTGCAGGCAGGAGATGAAACGGTATTTATTGTAACTCCCGAGAATGCCCTTGTTAAGAAAAAAAGCAGTCAGCTGTTGCCAGGAGATATTATTAGTGTCCAATCAGGAGATAAGATTGCGGCAGACGGAGAGATCTCTGAAGGAGAAGGGTTTGTGGATGAGTCACCCATCACCGGTGAATTCTTCCCAGCTGAAAAAAGACCTGGTCAGCGAGTTTTTGCCGGTACGTTGGTTAAGTCAGGTAATCTGAGGATCCGTGCTGAACAAGTAGGCGACGACACCACTGTGGCCCGGATTGTTCATATGGTTGAGAGCGCTGCCGGACGCAAAGCCGCTATTCAAACCTTTGCCGACCGTTTTTCCGCCCATCTTATCCCTATGAATTTCGCCTTGGCTATTCTGATTTATGGCCTGACACGAAACATTAACCGAGCCCTCAGTATGATGATTATTGATTTTTCCTGTGGCGTTCGTCTTTCTACCGCTACAGCACTGTCTGCTTGCATTCATAACGCCGCAAGAAATGGCGTATTAATTAAAGGCGGAAATTATGTGGAGGCATTGGCAGAAGCCGATTCACTGATTTTAGACAAAACAGGTACGGTTACCGAAGGACGCCCTCGAGTAGTCAGTCTTCACCCTACAGCTCATTTTACACAAAATGATATTATCCAAATGGCGTCGGCTGCCGAAGAGGACTCTTCCCATCCGCTGGCTCATGCTATTTTGGACTATGCCCGTCTTAACGGAATCGCTATTCCAACCCACGGCATGACCGAAGTGGTAACCGGTCGTGGCGTTCAAACCACCATTCAGGAAGATGAGGTTCTTGTTGGGAACCGGAAATACCTGAAAGAAAACGGTGTTGATATCAGCGAATTGCAAAATGCCATCCATTCCCTGGAACAAAAAGGGGAAATGATTATTTATGTTGCCAAAAACAGGGTGCTGGCAGGTGTTATTGGGGTTCACGATGCGTTGAAAGAAAATATGAAAAAGTCCCTTAATCGTTTGAGACATCTTGGTATCGATGATATTCGCCTATTAACCGGTGACATTGCTTTCCAAGCAGAAAAAGTAGCCAAGCGCATGCATATGGATGACTTCAGCGCTGAACTTATGCCGGAGGACAAGGTGCGCACCCTCCTTGCCATGCAAGGTAGTGGTTCCAGAGTTATTATGATTGGTGACGGTATCAATGATGCTCCAGCCCTGGCTTACGCCGATGTAGGCATTGCTATTGGTAATACCCGGACAGATGTCGCCATTGAGTCTTCCAATGTTACCATTACCAATGATGATCCCTTGCTGATTCCCTCAGCAATCCAACTGTCCCGCCGAACGATGGAAACCGTCCGCAATAACTTCCGGATGGCCGTTGGTCTCAATGCACTGGGAATTGTACTCTCGGCAATGGGATGGCTTCCTGTGGTGTGGGGCTCTGTGCTTCACAACTCTTCCACCATTTTAGTGGTTATGAACTCCGGTCGCTTGCTCATCCATGATTTTGAAAGGAGGACTTTCGAATGA
- a CDS encoding ATP-binding cassette domain-containing protein yields MELLRKPLSELLQQEPYLESFFHSHGLSVEDKKENFLAVVNRLRRRELEDLGTSREFLLEGFVAFAEHARSVRNKKTIPVESIKVLGGTHKDGSPETLALEMRPGDMICLVGETGSGKSRLLADIEWMAQKDTPTNREVLINGNKPDSKYRFAVEHKMVAQLSQNMNFVMDLSVKEYIALHAESKMLEDSHELVDKILTKANELSGEPFEEDTCLTALSGGQSRALMVADTALLSQAPVVLIDELENAGIHRRKALELLTGESKIVLMATHDPILALHGHKRLVLKNGGVDQMITTSNEEKALLKQLEYMDKQMMDCRKALRRGEKLKVEKAC; encoded by the coding sequence ATGGAACTGCTAAGAAAACCACTTAGTGAATTGTTGCAACAAGAGCCTTATCTGGAATCTTTTTTTCACAGCCATGGACTTAGTGTAGAGGATAAGAAAGAAAATTTTTTGGCGGTAGTGAACCGGTTAAGACGTCGTGAGCTGGAAGATCTTGGTACAAGCAGAGAATTTCTTTTGGAGGGATTCGTGGCTTTTGCTGAACATGCCAGAAGCGTAAGAAATAAAAAAACCATACCAGTAGAGTCAATAAAGGTGCTGGGTGGTACCCATAAAGACGGATCACCTGAAACCTTAGCATTAGAAATGCGGCCGGGTGATATGATTTGTCTGGTTGGAGAAACTGGTTCCGGGAAAAGTCGGTTACTGGCTGACATTGAATGGATGGCACAAAAGGACACTCCTACCAACAGAGAAGTTCTGATCAATGGGAATAAGCCAGATAGCAAATACCGCTTTGCTGTGGAACATAAAATGGTAGCTCAATTATCTCAAAATATGAATTTTGTGATGGATCTTTCTGTAAAAGAATATATTGCATTACATGCCGAAAGTAAAATGCTGGAAGATAGCCATGAGCTGGTTGATAAGATATTGACCAAAGCCAACGAACTGTCGGGAGAACCTTTTGAAGAAGATACATGTTTAACGGCTTTGAGTGGTGGTCAATCCAGAGCTCTCATGGTGGCCGATACAGCCCTTCTCAGCCAGGCTCCTGTTGTGTTGATTGACGAATTAGAGAATGCAGGAATTCATCGGAGAAAAGCACTGGAACTATTGACGGGAGAGTCTAAAATCGTTTTAATGGCTACTCACGATCCTATTTTAGCCCTTCATGGGCATAAAAGACTAGTGCTGAAAAACGGAGGTGTCGATCAGATGATTACCACCAGCAATGAAGAAAAAGCCTTATTAAAACAACTGGAATACATGGACAAGCAAATGATGGATTGTCGAAAAGCACTTCGCAGAGGTGAAAAATTAAAGGTAGAAAAGGCTTGCTAA
- a CDS encoding helix-turn-helix transcriptional regulator produces the protein MQVNRLFEIIYILLDKKMVTSKELAERLEVSTRTIFRDIETLSAAGIPIYMSKGKGGGISLLPEFVLNKVVMTEEEKEEILASLKAVHAVNPERTDGVLGKLSGFFGDSDTDWIEVDFSSWANAETEKDTFNTLKASILNKNVVDFKYNSAKGKTTLRKVEPLKLCFKGGAWYLYGYCLKQQDFRFFKLRRIRDLEIQEETFQRSSPKKIFSQESDFDETFVKLKLKLSSRMAYRVYDEFDTYHQLEDGSFLVEILYPRGKWILYYITTFGSECEVLEPEDIRKEVKSELKKMLEKYS, from the coding sequence ATGCAAGTAAATCGTTTGTTTGAAATTATCTATATTTTGTTAGATAAAAAAATGGTTACCTCTAAAGAGTTGGCGGAAAGGTTAGAGGTTTCAACAAGAACCATCTTTCGGGATATTGAAACGCTGTCTGCTGCAGGCATTCCAATTTACATGAGCAAAGGAAAAGGTGGAGGGATATCGCTGCTGCCAGAATTTGTTCTTAATAAAGTAGTGATGACAGAGGAGGAAAAAGAAGAAATTCTTGCTTCTTTGAAGGCAGTTCATGCTGTGAATCCGGAAAGAACAGATGGCGTACTTGGGAAGCTTAGTGGGTTTTTTGGTGATTCAGATACAGATTGGATCGAAGTTGATTTTTCCTCTTGGGCAAACGCAGAAACCGAAAAAGATACTTTTAACACCTTGAAAGCTTCTATTCTGAATAAGAATGTAGTGGATTTTAAATATAACAGTGCTAAAGGAAAAACTACTTTGAGAAAAGTAGAGCCCCTGAAACTTTGTTTCAAAGGTGGCGCCTGGTATTTATACGGATATTGTTTAAAACAGCAGGATTTTAGGTTCTTTAAATTAAGACGTATTCGCGATTTAGAAATACAGGAAGAAACTTTTCAGCGGTCGTCACCTAAAAAGATTTTCAGTCAAGAGTCGGACTTTGATGAGACTTTTGTAAAACTAAAGTTAAAACTTTCCTCTCGAATGGCTTATCGGGTTTATGATGAGTTTGACACGTATCATCAGTTGGAAGACGGGAGTTTCTTAGTAGAGATCCTTTACCCGAGGGGAAAGTGGATTTTGTACTATATTACAACCTTTGGAAGCGAATGTGAGGTTTTGGAGCCGGAAGATATTAGAAAAGAAGTAAAAAGCGAGCTGAAAAAAATGTTGGAGAAATATTCTTAA